One Molothrus ater isolate BHLD 08-10-18 breed brown headed cowbird chromosome 4, BPBGC_Mater_1.1, whole genome shotgun sequence genomic window carries:
- the SPEF1 gene encoding sperm flagellar protein 1 — protein MAAEGPEAGPEASLVSLYRWLDTVPLSRPRRNIARDFSDGVLAAEVVKFFFPSLVELHSFVPTSSTAQKVANWGHLNRKVLSKLNLRLPEEMIQALVRSQPGTAEQLLQLLRDKILQRQRNSKGGAGKPPAESAALDEGRYLDTGQPRLQSDLGRGCSQDSTARAVTVAVPAPPGAGPGDMRQQLAEREQALQLARDTIQILQAKVGRLEQLLLLKNLRIDDLSQRLQQLQGQRR, from the exons ATGGCGGCCGAGGGGCCGGAGGCGGGCCCGGAGGCGTCGCTGGTGTCCCTGTACCGCTGGCTGGACACGGTGCCACTGTCGCGGCCGCGCAGGAACATCGCCCGCGACTTCAGCGACGGCG tGCTGGCGGCCGAGGTGGTGAAGttcttcttcccctccctgGTGGAGCTGCACAGCTTTGTCCCCACCAGCTCCACGGCGCAGAAAGTCGCCAACTGGGGCCACCTTAACAG GAAGGTGCTGAGCAAGCTGAACCTGCGGCTGCCCGAGGAGATGATCCAGGCGCTGGTGCGGAGCCAGCCGGGAACGGccgagcagctcctgcagctcctgcgGGACAAAatcctgcagaggcagaggaacagcaagggaggggctgggaag ccCCCAGCGGAGTCGGCAGCGTTGGACGAAGGCAGGTACCTGGACACAG GCCAGCCCAGGCTCCAGAGTGatttgggaaggggctgcagccaggacagcactgccag GGCGGTGACAGTGGCGGTGCCCGCGCCGCCcggggctggccctggggacaTGCGACAGCAGCTGGCGGAGCGCGAGCAGGCGCTGCAGCTGGCGCGGGACACGATCCAG ATCCTGCAGGCCAAGGTGGGgcggctggagcagctcctgctcctcaagAATCTCCGCATCGACGACCTGAGCCAgcggctgcagcagctgcagggacagcgcCGCTGA